DNA sequence from the Prochlorothrix hollandica PCC 9006 = CALU 1027 genome:
GAAGGTTTCTTCCTTGTTGTGGGTGCGTCCCATGCCGCCCCCAGCATAGACATTAAAGCCTTGCAGTTCCCCTTTCTTGTTGGTAATCACCACCAATCCCAGATCCTGGGTCAGCAGATCAATGGAGTTATCCCCCGGCACCGTCACCGCGATCTTAAACTTGCGGGGCATGTAATAGGTGCCATAGATCGGCTCTAGGCTATCGGCCATCAAGGTCCCGTGGTTATCGGTTTGGCGAGATAGCTTGACCGTGGGATCCTCTTCCCCGGACACCACCTTTTCCCCGTCTAACCAAATTTCATAATAGGCTCCCGTTTGGGGGGTCAACAGATCCGCCACGGTGTTGGCATAGTGCCATGCCAGATCATAGGCTGGCTTGTCGCGAAAGGGGGCTGGGGGAGCCATGACATTGCGGTTGAGATCGCCACAAGCCCCCAGGGTGGATCCCATACTTTTGATAATGCTAGCCATCACGGTTTTCAGATCCTTTTTGAGGATGCCGTGGAGTTGAAAGGCTTGGCGGGTAGTGGCTCGCAGGGTCTGGCTACCATACTCGTCCGCCAGTCGATCGAGGGTCAGATAAAGCTGGGGGGGCACAAAGCCACCGGGGGTGCGGGTGCGCAACATGAACTGATAGGCTTTTTCTTGCCCTTTGACCCGTCGATCGCGATCGTCCTGTTGATAAGATCCATGGAACTTCAGCACCTGAATCCCGTCTTCCGAGAATCGATTGGTGTCTTGTTGCAGCTCTGTGAAAACAGGTTCTTTCAGGAACTGGCTCCGCTCTTTGAGTGCTTCAACCTTAGACGTTTTGGAAGCGCTGCTGGGAGGAACAGTAGGGGCCGTAACCATGGGCATGACTCTCGTAAAACACAACAATAAATGGCAGGGTATCAACTTAAGCCGGGAGAGTGGGACGATCCGCGCCCCACTCTCCCGTTAATCTTGTCCCGCTTTCAGCGGGAACCCGAATGGCATGGATGGATGGATGGATGAATGGATGAATGGATGGATTGACCTGAGGTCAAATCTAGGGACAACGGGTCTAGGGACAACGGGTCTAGGGACAACGGGTCTAGGGACAACGGGTCTAGGGACAACGGGCGGGAGGACAGACAGAATACATCTCGCTGTTTCAGGTCTGGCCCTCATCCCCCAATACCCATGGCAAAGGCTCAGTGCTGATCCCTGGGGGGATGCACTCAACTCCTGTCATAGGTCTGGGGCTACCCGCATCGGTTGGGGTGGGGGGGACTAGGCGGGGGGATGGAGATCTTAAAGCTAATGGTTTTAGACCGTTTTCAAACTGAGCTGACCCAGGCTCCACAGCAGGGGAACACCTTATCTTTGGGGAGAAGTCTATGGCTAGGGGACTCGTGGGCAAATCCCTAGGGAACAAGACCTATGCCTGGGAGTGCCTCGGTTGGACCCCGGTTCCCGAATCCCGATCAGTCCATCGGCAGGGCGCGATGGGGGGAAAAACCCAGGGAGAACCTAACTCTTGCCCAGCCGATCGAGGGGGCAATATAGGAGTCTGATTCTAACATTGGGGATCCCTTCCCTTACTAGGGGTTGTAATGAATCTCCACAGGGTACGAAGCGGCTTATGACGGTGACTGCCATCACGGTTCAGTCCTAGGAGTGATCACAGGATATCGGGGGTTTCCGCTGGGCCTACCGCTGAAAGCAGGACAGGATTAACGGGGGGCTGGGGCGCTAGATCCAAGACCTAGGGCAGGGTCGATGACTCGATCGAACTCACAGAACTGACAACGTTAGAGCCAAAACTGACAATGTAGGGGGAGGGGATAGCGGGGGCTTTATCTTCGCTCACTAGGGCTTGGTAAATCACCGCTGCCACCTCTGCCCGTGTGGCAGACCGACTGGGGTTGAGGAAACGGGGGTCAGGATAGCTAACCACCAAGCGGCGTTCCGTCACCGCCGCCACCTTGGCCCAGGCATAGGTGGGCACAATGGCATAGTCGTTGTAATAGGCCAATAAGGTGGGGACGGAGGTTTGGGGCACATAACCTAGACCCGTGGCCAAGGCCAGCAGGATTTCTAAGCGGGAAATGACTTGATCGGGCCGAAAGCGATCGTCGGGATAGCCCCGCAAAAACCCCTGAACATGGGCCTGGGCAATGGCTTGGGCTGCCCAATACCCTGGGGGTACATCCTCAAAAGAACGGGACGCGACGATTGCCCTACCGGGAAAGGCATGGGTCAACATGACGGCAAACTGGGCACGGGTCATGGGGGCATCGGGGCGAAAACTGCCATCGGGGAAACCCTGGATCACCTGCTGATGGACTAGGCCGAGAATGAAGTCTGTGGCCCAATAGCCCCCCGGTAAATCATAGAAATCAACGATGGTTCCCATCGCTGCCATCGTGGTCGGCAAGGGAACTCTCCCCTGGGGGCGATCATCGAACCCAACCCCAGCGGATGTCAGGCTAGGGGAGGAGGCATACCCCCCTGGCGAGGCTTGCACCCCAACTTCCGAGGATGGCAACGGAGGCTGAGACTGGTTCTGAGACTGGTTCTGAGACTGGCTCTGAGGTGTCGATTGAAGCGGGGGTTGAAGGGTAGGTTGAAGGGTGGGTTCAAGGGTAGGTTCAAGGGTAGGTTCAAGGGTAGGTTCAAGGGGGGGTTGGCCTGTGGCCTGAAACGTTTGAACCACGAACTGGGGCGTAGGGGATAGGCCAAGGGTCATAGCCACAGGAACACCCACCCCTGCGGCCCAGTCCAGTTCTTGCTCCAAGGTTTGGGTAAATTGGGCCAAATCCCGATCGTCATCTGGGATCGCACTAGTCTTCAGCCGCCAACTATCACCCAAGGCACTGGGACACCCCAACAACATCCCAAAGGCCAGCACCCTAAACCCCTGCTGCACCACCCGCGATCGAGGTACAGCGGCAGGACCCAGAGCAGTGGCAACAGCAGCAGGGGCAACAGCAGCAGGGGGAATGCTCTCCACGGCTGGCGGAGCAAAGGAGGGATGCCGTACCATAAAAAACCTTCGGAATGGGACAAGAAAGAGTTCCACCAAGGCACAACCCATGGCAATTTTTAACCCAAGCGGTTAACCCAAGCGGTTAACTCAAACGGTTAACTCAAACGGTTAACTCACACTTATAGGTGTCATGAGATCGGATCATACACCGGGCAACCTGAGAGTTAGCGGCCCTGGGATTGTGCCCTGGCTCAGGGCAAGGGCCAGCTACACCCCATCCGGAGAGATGGCAGTTTCATGGCTCGTCCGTGACGTGTCTAGGACCCGTTGAAATGCATTGGGCCAGCCATTCATTGGGCCAGCCATTCATTGGGCCAGCCATTCATTGGGCCAGCCATTCATTGGGCTACCCATTCATTGGGCTACCCATTCATTATCCTTGGATCGATCGTTGCTTGCCCAAGAGCGCGTTTCCATGCCATGGATTCCCCCTGGCTGACCCACCTACACCTGGCTACTCTCAGACGCATGGGGGGAGGCTGCGCCGCCGATCGCCACAATGAATCGAATCGAGGTGCCCTTTAGGACAGAAACTTTAGGACAGAAACTTTAGGACCTG
Encoded proteins:
- a CDS encoding S-layer homology domain-containing protein codes for the protein MVRHPSFAPPAVESIPPAAVAPAAVATALGPAAVPRSRVVQQGFRVLAFGMLLGCPSALGDSWRLKTSAIPDDDRDLAQFTQTLEQELDWAAGVGVPVAMTLGLSPTPQFVVQTFQATGQPPLEPTLEPTLEPTLEPTLQPTLQPPLQSTPQSQSQNQSQNQSQPPLPSSEVGVQASPGGYASSPSLTSAGVGFDDRPQGRVPLPTTMAAMGTIVDFYDLPGGYWATDFILGLVHQQVIQGFPDGSFRPDAPMTRAQFAVMLTHAFPGRAIVASRSFEDVPPGYWAAQAIAQAHVQGFLRGYPDDRFRPDQVISRLEILLALATGLGYVPQTSVPTLLAYYNDYAIVPTYAWAKVAAVTERRLVVSYPDPRFLNPSRSATRAEVAAVIYQALVSEDKAPAIPSPYIVSFGSNVVSSVSSIESSTLP